A single region of the Gasterosteus aculeatus chromosome 1, fGasAcu3.hap1.1, whole genome shotgun sequence genome encodes:
- the nfkbiz gene encoding NF-kappa-B inhibitor zeta isoform X2 translates to MGSDFRQEDKAGEGSLSNNQLYMSAGFLIADPRPAEYVPAAQKRTVKELLTMRRRWNCSQDDQNSAFKYAKCENPHLLGRPAPPNSHLAHRLCTSGPENGPHQHPAPHAQTAPEFTLFHWQIQREMQKVGGLSPELLVMQDADDDTFLHIAVAQGRRALAYALAAHMAQCGSLDMKEHNGQTALQIAAATDQHLIVRDLLTHGAQVNARDYWGRSPLHLCAEKGHLLSLQSIRRTLMGSGEPVDVEMFNYDGLTPLHAALLSHNAAVKELRSPAGLCSHRAQELLRGKQTYFECIRTLLLMGASCGAKDLKSGRTCLHMASEEANVELLRVFLAQPSSPALVDAQTFSGNTALHIVCSLQKRDAQVEAAKLLMRSGADPGARNFENELPCQLVPQGPAGEKVRKILKGKYLNI, encoded by the exons ATGGGGTCCGACTTCAGGCAGGAGGATAAAG CTGGTGAAGGATCTTTATCCAACAACCAGCTTTACATGTCCGCAGGCTTTCTGATCGCTGATCCCAGACCAGCAGAATACGTCCCAGCCGCACAGAAGAGGACCGTGAAAGAGCTGCTAACGATGAGACGG AGATGGAACTGCTCACAGGATGACCAGAATTCTGCATTCAAATATGCGAAATGTGAGAACCCTCACCTGCTGGGCCGCCCCGCGCCGCCGAACTCCCACCTCGCCCATCGCCTCTGCACCTCTGGCCCCGAAAACGGTCCGCATCAACATCCGGCCCCGCACGCACAAACGGCCCCGGAGTTCACCCTGTTCCACTGGCAAATCCAGCGGGAGATGCAGAAGGTCGGAGGACTTTCTCCTGAGCTGCTCGTCATGCAGGACGCGGACGACGACAC GTTCCTCCACATCGCGGTGGCTCAAGGTCGACGGGCCCTCGCTTACGCGCTGGCGGCGCACATGGCCCAGTGTGGCTCCCTGGACATGAAGGAGCACAACGGACAG ACGGCTCTTCAGATTGCAGCCGCCACCGATCAGCACCTGATAGTCCGCGACCTGCTGACCCACGGGGCCCAGGTCAACGCCCGGGACTACTGGGGACGCTCTCCGTTGCACCTGTGCGCCGAGAAAGGACACCTTCTCAGCCTCCAG AGCATCCGCAGGACCCTGATGGGGAGCGGCGAGCCCGTTGACGTCGAGATGTTCAACTACGACG GTCTGACCCCGCTGCATGCGGCGCTGTTGTCTCACAACGCCGCCGTTAAAGAGCTGAGGAGTCCCGCGGGTCTCTGCTCGCACCGGGCCCAGGAGCTGCTGCGGGGGAAGCAGACGTATTTTGAGTGCATCAGGACTCTGCTGCTCATGGGCGCTTCCTGCGGGGCGAAG GATCTAAAAAGTGGACGGACGTGTCTCCACATGGCTTCCGAGGAGGCCAACGTCGAGCTGCTGCGCGTCTTCCTCGCGCAGCCGTCCTCGCCGGCGCTCGTCGATGCCCAG acgtTCAGCGGGAACACGGCGCTGCACATCGTCTGCTCTTTGCAGAAGCGCGACGCTCAAGTGGAGGCCGCgaagctgctgatgaggagcgGCGCCGACCCCGGCGCCCGGAACTTTGAGAACGAACTGCCGTGTCAGCTGGTGCCACAAGGACCCGCTGGTGAAAAG gtgcGGAAGATCCTGAAGGggaaatatttgaatatttga
- the nfkbiz gene encoding NF-kappa-B inhibitor zeta isoform X1: protein MGSDFRQEDKGFLIADPRPAEYVPAAQKRTVKELLTMRRRWNCSQDDQNSAFKYAKCENPHLLGRPAPPNSHLAHRLCTSGPENGPHQHPAPHAQTAPEFTLFHWQIQREMQKVGGLSPELLVMQDADDDTFLHIAVAQGRRALAYALAAHMAQCGSLDMKEHNGQTALQIAAATDQHLIVRDLLTHGAQVNARDYWGRSPLHLCAEKGHLLSLQSIRRTLMGSGEPVDVEMFNYDGLTPLHAALLSHNAAVKELRSPAGLCSHRAQELLRGKQTYFECIRTLLLMGASCGAKDLKSGRTCLHMASEEANVELLRVFLAQPSSPALVDAQASGRVARQRDSVSVARVKLFCMCVCVCVSDVQREHGAAHRLLFAEARRSSGGREAADEERRRPRRPEL, encoded by the exons ATGGGGTCCGACTTCAGGCAGGAGGATAAAG GCTTTCTGATCGCTGATCCCAGACCAGCAGAATACGTCCCAGCCGCACAGAAGAGGACCGTGAAAGAGCTGCTAACGATGAGACGG AGATGGAACTGCTCACAGGATGACCAGAATTCTGCATTCAAATATGCGAAATGTGAGAACCCTCACCTGCTGGGCCGCCCCGCGCCGCCGAACTCCCACCTCGCCCATCGCCTCTGCACCTCTGGCCCCGAAAACGGTCCGCATCAACATCCGGCCCCGCACGCACAAACGGCCCCGGAGTTCACCCTGTTCCACTGGCAAATCCAGCGGGAGATGCAGAAGGTCGGAGGACTTTCTCCTGAGCTGCTCGTCATGCAGGACGCGGACGACGACAC GTTCCTCCACATCGCGGTGGCTCAAGGTCGACGGGCCCTCGCTTACGCGCTGGCGGCGCACATGGCCCAGTGTGGCTCCCTGGACATGAAGGAGCACAACGGACAG ACGGCTCTTCAGATTGCAGCCGCCACCGATCAGCACCTGATAGTCCGCGACCTGCTGACCCACGGGGCCCAGGTCAACGCCCGGGACTACTGGGGACGCTCTCCGTTGCACCTGTGCGCCGAGAAAGGACACCTTCTCAGCCTCCAG AGCATCCGCAGGACCCTGATGGGGAGCGGCGAGCCCGTTGACGTCGAGATGTTCAACTACGACG GTCTGACCCCGCTGCATGCGGCGCTGTTGTCTCACAACGCCGCCGTTAAAGAGCTGAGGAGTCCCGCGGGTCTCTGCTCGCACCGGGCCCAGGAGCTGCTGCGGGGGAAGCAGACGTATTTTGAGTGCATCAGGACTCTGCTGCTCATGGGCGCTTCCTGCGGGGCGAAG GATCTAAAAAGTGGACGGACGTGTCTCCACATGGCTTCCGAGGAGGCCAACGTCGAGCTGCTGCGCGTCTTCCTCGCGCAGCCGTCCTCGCCGGCGCTCGTCGATGCCCAGGCAAGTGGTCGAGTGGCGCGACAACGCGACAGCGTGAGCGTCGCACGTGTGAAGCtcttctgcatgtgtgtgtgtgtgtgtgtttcagacgtTCAGCGGGAACACGGCGCTGCACATCGTCTGCTCTTTGCAGAAGCGCGACGCTCAAGTGGAGGCCGCgaagctgctgatgaggagcgGCGCCGACCCCGGCGCCCGGAACTTTGA